One Paracoccaceae bacterium genomic region harbors:
- a CDS encoding STAS domain-containing protein has product MQLATETAGETLIVTALGDRIDAAGAIQFKERMREVVQGPAPRVVLDLSSVTFLDSSGLGAVVAVMKLLGPARRLELAGLTPTVEKVFRLTRMDSIFAIHATVPRALRDAG; this is encoded by the coding sequence ATGCAGCTTGCCACCGAAACGGCCGGCGAAACGCTGATCGTCACCGCCCTGGGGGACAGGATCGACGCCGCAGGCGCCATCCAGTTCAAGGAACGCATGCGCGAGGTCGTGCAGGGGCCCGCGCCGCGCGTGGTGCTGGACCTGTCGTCGGTGACGTTCCTTGACAGTTCGGGCCTGGGTGCGGTGGTCGCGGTGATGAAGCTGCTTGGCCCCGCCCGGCGGCTGGAGCTTGCCGGGCTGACGCCCACGGTGGAAAAGGTGTTCCGCCTGACCCGGATGGACAGCATCTTTGCGATCCACGCCACCGTGCCCCGGGCGCTGCGCGATGCAGGATGA
- a CDS encoding ATP-binding protein, translated as MQDDLPPALTLVIPGDALAVRGALRSLFDTILLRTLPDGARGTAEVVLAEALNNIVEHAYAASDGEIQITLAPTRQGLECLIVDQGRPMPSGGPPPGILPDPCAESPPEGGFGWHLIRTLSRDLHYRRADGRNHLSFRLGAD; from the coding sequence ATGCAGGATGACCTGCCGCCCGCGCTGACGCTGGTGATCCCGGGCGATGCGCTGGCGGTGCGGGGCGCGCTGCGGTCGCTGTTCGACACGATCCTGCTGCGCACGCTGCCCGACGGCGCGCGGGGCACCGCCGAGGTGGTGCTGGCCGAGGCGCTGAACAACATCGTCGAACATGCCTATGCGGCAAGCGACGGCGAGATCCAGATCACGCTGGCGCCGACGCGGCAGGGGCTGGAATGCCTGATCGTCGACCAGGGGCGGCCGATGCCGTCAGGCGGTCCGCCCCCCGGCATCCTGCCCGATCCCTGCGCCGAATCCCCGCCCGAGGGAGGGTTCGGCTGGCATCTGATTCGGACCCTGTCGCGCGACCTGCACTATCGCCGGGCGGATGGCCGCAATCATCTGTCGTTCCGCCTGGGCGCCGACTGA